One genomic region from Prunus persica cultivar Lovell chromosome G3, Prunus_persica_NCBIv2, whole genome shotgun sequence encodes:
- the LOC109948106 gene encoding uncharacterized protein LOC109948106, protein MADNLITPNLSNFASTSRSVFALLLCPIPNPMANKIIKKTLKTKLDKAKGYWLDLLPEVLWSYRTTFHTSTGETPFFISFSTEFVVPVEIDQPFHQTSAYDAEANDEQLVMNLDLITKLRDQAQMSNFAYK, encoded by the coding sequence ATGGCAGACAATTTGATAACGCCAAATTTAAGTAATTTTGCTTCAACCTCAAGATCCGTCTTTGCTTTGCTTCTCTGTCCAATCCCCAATCCAATGGCCAACAAGATCATAAAAAAGACTTTGAAGACAAAGCTCGACAAAGCCAAAGGTTATTGGCTCGACCTACTTCCAGAGGTCCTATGGTCTTATCGAACCACTTTTCACACTTCTACTGGAGAAACACCTTTCTTTATTTCCTTCAGTACCGAATTTGTTGTACCAGTAGAGATCGACCAACCCTTCCACCAAACATCAGCATATGATGCCGAAGCAAATGACGAGCAATTGGTCATGAACCTGGACCTCATTACTAAGCTTCGTGATCAGGCCCAAATGAGCAATTTTGCTTATAAGTAG
- the LOC18781575 gene encoding geranylgeranyl pyrophosphate synthase 7, chloroplastic: MALFSTIPSYENSALLRNPNIALNKSPSPRISIGSLRLISLKIRATHTQVADSSSVQPLLTKPLEITQLPIFQFDEYLSMKAKKVEKALNEAVPLQYPKKIHRAMRYSLLAGGKRVRPVLCLASCELVGGDQSLAIPTACAVEMIHTMSLIHDDLPCMDNDDLRRGKPTNHKAFGEETAILAGDALLSLAFEHIAAKTTKVVSPERVVRAIAELGSAVGSSGLVAGQIVDILSEGKEVTLEELEYIHVHKTAKLLEASVVCGAIIGGGNEGEVERMRKYARCIGLLFQVVDDILDVTKSSEELGKTAGKDLASDKATYPKFMGIEGAKNFAAKLVAQAIEELAHFDAAMATPLYCLANYIANRQT; encoded by the coding sequence ATGGCTCTTTTCTCAACCATTCCAAGCTATGAAAACTCAGCCCTTCTCAGAAATCCTAATATTGCTCTCAACAAAAGTCCTAGCCCTAGAATATCAATTGGTAGCCTCAGGCTCATTTCCTTGAAGATTAGGGCCACACATACACAAGTTGCTGACTCATCTTCAGTCCAACCATTGCTCACCAAACCACTTGAAATTACCCAGTTGCCCATATTCCAATTTGATGAGTACCTGTCCATGAAGGCAAAGAAGGTGGAGAAAGCTTTGAATGAGGCTGTGCCTTTGCAATACCCCAAGAAAATCCATAGGGCAATGAGGTACTCACTTTTAGCCGGAGGAAAGCGTGTGCGTCCGGTTCTATGCCTTGCTTCGTGTGAATTAGTTGGAGGGGATCAGTCTCTTGCAATCCCAACAGCTTGTGCCGTTGAAATGATCCACACCATGTCACTGATTCATGATGATCTTCCTTGCATGGACAACGACGATCTTCGTCGCGGAAAGCCCACAAACCACAAGGCTTTTGGGGAAGAAACCGCTATTTTAGCCGGTGATGCCCTCCTCTCCCTTGCCTTTGAGCACATAGCGGCTAAGACCACAAAAGTGGTCTCCCCTGAACGCGTGGTTCGGGCCATTGCCGAGCTTGGTTCAGCCGTAGGGTCATCAGGCCTCGTGGCGGGTCAAATTGTTGACATTTTGAGTGAAGGTAAAGAAGTGACACTAGAAGAATTGGAGTACATACATGTGCATAAAACCGCGAAGCTCCTCGAGGCTTCGGTGGTTTGCGGGGCAATAATTGGAGGAGGGAATGAAGGTGAGGTAGAAAGGATGAGGAAGTATGCAAGGTGCATAGGGTTGTTGTTTCAAGTTGTTGACGACATTTTGGATGTGACAAAGTCGTCGGAGGAATTGGGAAAGACGGCTGGGAAGGACTTGGCAAGCGACAAGGCGACATATCCAAAGTTCATGGGCATTGAAGGGGCAAAGAATTTTGCTGCTAAGTTGGTGGCTCAAGCAATAGAAGAGCTTGCTCATTTTGATGCTGCTATGGCTACTCCATTATATTGTTTAGCCAACTACATTGCCAATAGACAGACTTAG
- the LOC18783038 gene encoding probable splicing factor 3A subunit 1: MVLSSDQMGSFLHLAVPPDDGNLGPIPASQVKDEKQLGEEVSKTTTNLSSSSSSVSTHTRAIGIIHPPLEIRIVLDRTAEFVAKNGPGFEKRVVAENTGNQKFNFLISSSPFHAYYQHRLLEFCAKNQSSGQQEQPSLQQPAADPSAQFKPVLKVLETPEAEEYTVRLPQGITGEDLDIIMLTAQSVARNGKSFLTALVNREINNPQFHFLMIPTHRMSTFFSSLVDAYSKVVMPPKALTEKLKKSVADMETVLERCVRRLEWERSQEQAKQKAEDEIEQERIQMAMIDWYDFSVIETINFADHEDEDLPPPMALDEVIRRSKVTDMEEDIVQPGEQVEMEMDEEEMQLVEEGFMTEDPEPPLRIVNNWKRPEDRILAQRDPTKYVISPITGELIPINEMSEHTRISLIDPKYQEEKERMFAKLRETTLAQDDEISRNILGLARTRPDIFGTTEEEVSNAVKAEIERKKDEQPQQVIRDGHTESTSRTENHVLNNDARNLPGPAAPPLSRPPVVQYQSVRPPPPGSRFTVMQVPRAYNPLAVPPPTIQMMPPPPLPQGMPPPPLPEEPAPKRQKLDDSTLIPEDQFLAQHSGPVHITVSVPNVGEGNLKGQLLEIMVQSLSENVGSLKEKISGEIKLPANKQKLSGKPGFLKDNISLAYYNVGAGETLTLSLRERGGRKR; encoded by the coding sequence ATGGTGCTCAGCTCAGATCAGATGGGTTCCTTTTTGCACTTAGCAGTTCCTCCTGATGACGGAAACCTTGGTCCTATTCCAGCATCCCAAGTGAAGGATGAGAAGCAATTGGGTGAGGAGGTTAGCAAAACCACAACCaacttgtcttcttcttcttcttcagtttcGACGCATACTAGGGCTATTGGGATCATTCATCCTCCCCTAGAAATCAGAATCGTTCTCGACAGAACTGCCGAATTCGTGGCAAAGAATGGACCCGGATTTGAGAAAAGGGTCGTTGCTGAGAATACTGGAAATCAAAAGTTCAACTTTTTGATTTCCTCAAGCCCTTTTCACGCATATTATCAGCATCGCTTGCTTGAGTTCTGTGCTAAAAATCAGTCTTCTGGACAGCAAGAGCAACCTTCTTTGCAGCAGCCTGCAGCAGATCCCTCTGCCCAGTTTAAACCAGTGCTCAAAGTGCTCGAAACACCCGAAGCTGAGGAGTATACTGTTCGGCTTCCACAAGGAATTACTGGGGAAGATTTGGATATTATTATGCTCACAGCCCAGTCCGTGGCTCGAAATGGGAAATCGTTTTTGACAGCATTGGTAAACAGGGAAATCAATAACCCCCAGTTCCATTTTCTGATGATTCCTACCCACAGAATGTCTacgtttttctcttctcttgtaGATGCGTATTCGAAGGTGGTGATGCCGCCCAAGGCTTTGACAGAGAAGCTTAAGAAAAGTGTTGCAGACATGGAAACTGTGCTTGAAAGGTGTGTGCGTCGGCTGGAGTGGGAACGTTCACAAGAGCAGGCAAAGCAGAAGGCTGAAGATGAGATTGAGCAGGAAAGGATACAAATGGCTATGATTGATTGGTATGATTTTTCTGTGATTGAAACAATAAACTTTGCCGATCATGAAGACGAGGATTTACCTCCTCCAATGGCCCTTGACGAGGTTATAAGGAGAAGCAAGGTCACTGATATGGAAGAAGATATTGTTCAGCCTGGTGAGCAGGTGGAAATGGAAATGGATGAAGAAGAGATGCAGCTTGTTGAGGAGGGCTTCATGACAGAGGATCCAGAACCACCACTGAGAATTGTGAACAATTGGAAGAGACCTGAGGACAGGATCCTTGCCCAAAGAGACCCAACAAAGTATGTCATTTCTCCAATCACTGGGGAGCTTATCCCTATCAATGAGATGTCTGAACACACGAGGATTTCTCTAATTGATCCAAAATATcaagaggagaaagaaaggatGTTTGCTAAGCTTCGGGAGACTACGCTTGCTCAGGATGACGAAATCTCAAGAAACATTCTGGGCCTTGCACGAACCCGCCCTGACATTTTCGGTACCACAGAGGAAGAAGTTTCTAACGCAGTCAAGGCTGagattgaaagaaagaaagatgagCAACCACAACAGGTCATCCGGGATGGTCACACTGAAAGCACTAGCCGCACAGAAAATCATGTCCTTAACAATGATGCAAGAAACCTTCCTGGTCCTGCAGCTCCTCCTCTGTCTAGACCCCCAGTTGTCCAATATCAATCAGTTAGACCACCCCCACCCGGTTCTCGGTTTACAGTCATGCAAGTTCCCCGAGCTTATAACCCCCTTGCTGTTCCTCCACCTACAATACAGATGATGCCACCACCACCTTTGCCTCAGGGGATGCCTCCACCACCACTTCCAGAAGAACCTGCGCCAAAGCGGCAGAAGCTTGATGATTCTACGCTTATTCCAGAAGATCAGTTTTTGGCACAGCATTCGGGACCTGTCCACATCACAGTATCCGTCCCCAATGTTGGTGAAGGTAATCTGAAGGGACAACTTTTGGAGATTATGGTGCAGTCTTTATCTGAAAATGTTGGAAGtctgaaagaaaaaatctcTGGGGAGATCAAGCTTCCTGCAAACAAGCAGAAACTGAGTGGAAAACCTGGTTTTCTCAAGGACAATATATCGCTTGCATATTACAATGTCGGAGCAGGAGAAACACTTACTCTTTCATTAAGAGAGCGTGGTGGAAGAAAGCGATGA
- the LOC18784488 gene encoding glutathione S-transferase DHAR3, chloroplastic, which yields MSTTARIHPAASTVLSSTIKHHLLRPPPNAVVFRTNPNSVRRRGTIRTLTVAAAAPFEVCAKASVTVPNKLGDCPFCQRVLLTLEEKNLPYDLKLVDLANKPEWFLKINPEGKVPVINLNEKWVADSDVITQALEEKYPDPPLAAPPEKASVGSKIFSTFIGFLKSKDPKDGTEQALLNELSSFNDYLKENGPFINGKEVSAVDFSLGPKLYHLEIALGHFKDWSVPDSLPYVKSYMKSIFSLDSFVKTSSLKEDVIAGWRPKVLG from the exons ATGTCGACGACCGCCAGAATTCATCCAGCAGCCTCTACAGTGCTCTCCTCCACCATCAAACACCACCTCCTCCGACCGCCTCCAAACGCTGTCGTATTCAGAACCAATCCCAACTCCGTCAGGCGTCGCGGAACCATAAGAACCCTCACTGTGGCAGCGGCTGCCCCTTTCGAAGTTTGTGCCAAAGCCTCCGTCACTGTCCCCAACAAGCTCGGCGACT GTCCATTTTGTCAAAGGGTGTTGTTGACTCTAGAGGAAAAGAATCTCCCTTATGACCTGAAGTTGGTGGACTTGGCTAACAAGCCAGAGTG GTTCTTAAAGATTAATCCAGAAGGTAAAGTACCTGTGATAAATCTGAATGAGAAATGGGTTGCAGATTCAGATGTTATCACACAAGCTTTGGAAGAAAAGTATCCAGATCCACCTTTGGCAGCCCCCCCTGAGAAGGCTTCAGT TGGGTCTAAGATCTTCTCCACATTTATTGGGTTCCTTAAGAGCAAAGACCCCAAAGATGGAACAGAACAAGCATTGCTAAATGAACTTAGCTCTTTCAATGATTATCTCAAAGAAAAT GGTCCTTTCATCAATGGGAAGGAGGTTTCTGCTGTAGATTTTTCACTTGGACCCAAGTTGTATCATCTAGAGATTGCTTTGGGGCATTTTAAAGATTGGTCAGTTCCAGATTCCCTTCCATATGTGAAGTCTTACATGAAG AGTATATTCTCACTGGATTCATTCGTCAAAACTAGTTCCCTGAAAGAAGACGTCATTGCGGGTTGGCGGCCGAAAGTCTTGGGTTAA